In Pantanalinema sp., the following proteins share a genomic window:
- a CDS encoding M48 family metallopeptidase, translating into METQITYTKARTARARLRGACLVMTIPRHWPKAEQNAAIEKFTKWGQKQTSALAALPVTPSAPPLSLEALTDLVARVNAETVRVHYAGVRIGNARYTRLAQVNLKTKVLTFSRHAIDGMPERALRYLVLHELSHLVHPNHSSAYWALVGKHMPDYREQRKIAQHHFALAAQRGDAPLSPEPEPKAAPAKLPALQPGPKLPPGFEQLRLF; encoded by the coding sequence TTGGAGACGCAGATCACCTACACGAAAGCGCGCACCGCGCGCGCGCGCCTCAGAGGCGCATGCCTGGTGATGACCATCCCGCGCCACTGGCCGAAGGCCGAGCAGAACGCCGCGATCGAGAAGTTCACCAAGTGGGGGCAGAAGCAGACGTCGGCCCTGGCGGCCCTCCCGGTGACCCCGAGCGCCCCGCCCCTCTCGCTCGAGGCCCTCACCGACCTGGTGGCGCGCGTCAACGCCGAGACCGTCCGGGTGCACTACGCGGGGGTGCGAATCGGCAACGCCCGCTACACGCGCCTGGCTCAGGTCAACCTCAAGACCAAGGTCCTGACCTTCTCGCGCCACGCCATCGACGGCATGCCCGAGCGGGCGCTTCGCTACCTGGTCCTCCACGAGCTCTCGCACCTGGTGCATCCCAACCACTCAAGCGCCTACTGGGCCCTGGTCGGCAAGCACATGCCCGATTACCGCGAGCAGCGCAAGATCGCCCAGCACCACTTCGCCCTCGCCGCGCAGCGCGGCGACGCGCCTCTTTCGCCTGAGCCCGAGCCGAAGGCGGCCCCGGCAAAGCTGCCGGCGCTTCAACCGGGGCCTAAGCTGCCGCCCGGCTTCGAGCAGCTGCGTCTCTTCTGA